Proteins from a single region of Congzhengia minquanensis:
- a CDS encoding phage holin family protein → MDITFLAEYAVPLIIGICLCIGYILKNLIPTDKVDRFIPLIMGILGIVINIWLNMAFTPTILLGGVLSGLASTGLHQVFKQFINKDDV, encoded by the coding sequence ATGGATATAACGTTTTTAGCAGAATATGCAGTTCCGTTAATTATTGGAATTTGTTTGTGTATTGGATACATTTTAAAAAATTTAATACCAACGGACAAGGTAGACAGATTTATTCCTCTAATTATGGGTATTCTTGGTATTGTTATTAATATTTGGTTAAATATGGCTTTTACTCCAACTATTCTTTTAGGCGGAGTTCTTTCAGGTTTGGCATCAACGGGTTTACATCAGGTATTTAAGCAGTTTATTAATAAAGATGATGTGTAA